In Williamsia phyllosphaerae, the DNA window GTGGGCGGTGAGTCAACTGCGCCGCGATTCCGAGGACATCCCCCTGCTCGGCGTGAAGTCGTGTCGGGTCGGGGAATCGGCGCAGTTCTGGGTCCGCGCCGCCGACGATCCCGATGTCCGGACCTGGCGCATCACCACCCCGGTCGTCTCGATCGAGCGGATCAGCTGACCCGACCGGTCAGCTCCCGACGGCGACCTCGATGGTCCCGTCGACGACCCGGGCCGGGTACACCGGCAACGTTCCGATCGACGGGTCGTTGCACGCACCGTCGGCGAACGAGTAGGCGTACTGGTGCAGCGGGCACATGACCTTGGTGTCGTCGCTCTGTCCGTCGGCGATCGGACCGCCGCGGTGCGGACAGACCGCGGCGGTGGCCCGCACCGTGCCGTCGCCGAGGAGGAAGACCGCGACCTGTGCACCGTCCACGGCGTAGGCGCGACCCTCACCTCGGGTGAG includes these proteins:
- a CDS encoding Rieske (2Fe-2S) protein, whose translation is MTTEAATEVAFTPVGSVTDLTRGEGRAYAVDGAQVAVFLLGDGTVRATAAVCPHRGGPIADGQSDDTKVMCPLHQYAYSFADGACNDPSIGTLPVYPARVVDGTIEVAVGS